From a single Thiothrix unzii genomic region:
- a CDS encoding ABC transporter ATP-binding protein, translating to MTLAIDVRGLNKYFGDKHVVQDLSLQVKQGEIFGFLGPNGSGKTTSIRMLCGLLTPDSGEGQCLGYDVIRETAAIKRRVGYMTQRFSLWEDLTIRENLDFIARMYGMKNRKQAVNEVLVKLGLEERRNQLAGALSGGWKQRLALAACMMHEPQLLLLDEPTAGVDPAARRDFWDEIHQLAAQGISVLVSTHYMDEAERCHKLAYIARGKLLITGTIKEVIASQQLVAWEVSGDNGLQDLAEQLRALPAVEQVTAFGSRLHIIGNDATALAAALQPFHQQADFQWEKIDAGLEDVFISLMERNIRQQEAA from the coding sequence ATGACCCTCGCCATTGACGTGCGTGGCCTCAATAAATACTTCGGCGACAAACACGTCGTGCAGGATCTTTCGCTGCAAGTTAAACAAGGCGAAATCTTCGGCTTCCTCGGCCCCAACGGCAGCGGCAAAACCACCTCTATCCGCATGTTGTGCGGCCTGCTCACCCCTGATAGCGGCGAAGGCCAATGCCTCGGCTACGACGTGATCCGCGAAACCGCCGCCATCAAGCGCCGCGTCGGCTACATGACCCAGCGTTTTTCGCTGTGGGAAGACCTCACCATCCGCGAAAACCTCGATTTCATCGCCCGCATGTACGGCATGAAAAACCGCAAGCAGGCCGTCAACGAGGTGCTGGTCAAACTGGGTCTGGAAGAACGCCGCAACCAGCTCGCAGGCGCACTCTCCGGGGGGTGGAAACAACGCCTCGCCCTCGCCGCCTGCATGATGCACGAACCGCAATTGCTGCTGCTCGACGAACCCACCGCAGGCGTCGACCCCGCCGCCCGTCGCGATTTCTGGGATGAAATCCACCAACTCGCCGCACAAGGCATCTCGGTACTGGTTTCCACCCACTACATGGACGAAGCCGAACGCTGCCACAAACTTGCCTACATCGCCCGAGGCAAACTGCTGATTACTGGCACGATCAAGGAAGTGATTGCCAGTCAGCAACTGGTGGCGTGGGAGGTCAGCGGTGACAACGGCTTGCAAGACCTCGCCGAACAATTACGCGCCTTGCCCGCAGTGGAGCAAGTCACCGCCTTTGGCAGCCGCCTGCACATTATCGGCAACGACGCGACGGCGCTGGCAGCAGCCTTACAACCCTTCCACCAGCAAGCCGATTTCCAGTGGGAAAAAATCGACGCCGGGCTGGAAGACGTGTTTATCAGCCTGATGGAGAGGAACATCCGCCAGCAGGAGGCCGCATGA
- a CDS encoding integrase domain-containing protein: MAKNLKAALVRLAKTACGGSHQTKEARVNTVKAFADHLQQAGYGNLRDPAQIRTTHIASYAASLAGQVTARTMANKLSHIRAVVAATGKGTMLKESALSNKALGAAGGSRTGTKTAMPDTAYTHFHTAVSAKSAAAGHVMELQRALGLRINEAVRGANAGTLQQWQKQLQQGYARITVGTKGGRPRETLVAAHERALAAVTTALAAATANGGNVIPAATGKQAYDQVRNAYAAAGMVGRHASHSLRYAWAREQLAAYQAQGMSERQARQELSQDLGHGDGRGRYVAMVYCRKNG, from the coding sequence ATGGCAAAAAATCTGAAAGCCGCACTGGTGCGCCTGGCAAAAACAGCCTGTGGTGGCTCGCACCAAACCAAAGAGGCAAGGGTAAATACAGTCAAGGCATTTGCTGACCACCTGCAACAGGCGGGTTACGGCAACCTGCGCGACCCGGCGCAGATACGCACCACCCACATTGCCAGCTATGCAGCATCCCTGGCAGGCCAGGTGACTGCCAGGACAATGGCAAACAAGCTATCGCATATCCGGGCAGTGGTGGCTGCCACCGGCAAAGGGACGATGCTCAAGGAAAGCGCCCTGAGCAACAAAGCACTGGGGGCCGCAGGCGGCAGCCGTACTGGCACCAAGACAGCTATGCCCGATACAGCCTATACCCATTTCCATACAGCCGTATCCGCCAAGTCGGCGGCAGCAGGCCATGTGATGGAGCTGCAACGAGCCTTAGGGTTACGCATCAACGAGGCGGTGCGCGGTGCCAATGCGGGAACACTGCAACAGTGGCAAAAACAACTGCAACAGGGTTATGCCAGAATCACCGTTGGCACCAAGGGCGGCAGACCACGGGAAACGCTGGTTGCCGCCCATGAACGGGCGCTGGCCGCCGTGACCACCGCACTAGCGGCTGCAACAGCCAACGGTGGCAACGTCATCCCCGCTGCAACAGGCAAGCAGGCATACGATCAGGTACGCAACGCCTACGCTGCGGCAGGGATGGTCGGCAGGCACGCCAGCCACAGCTTGCGCTACGCCTGGGCAAGGGAGCAACTCGCTGCCTATCAGGCGCAAGGCATGTCAGAACGGCAAGCCCGTCAAGAACTCTCCCAGGATCTGGGTCATGGTGACGGACGTGGGCGTTATGTCGCCATGGTCTATTGCCGCAAAAATGGCTGA
- a CDS encoding HlyD family secretion protein, whose amino-acid sequence MKVPILLLLACLPLLPACQESATNTLQGYVEGEYVHLAAPFAGTLQTLAVQRGAQVKQGDPAFTLEQQNETAARQGATDRLHAAEAQLADLQSGKRPQELQVIRAQLTQAQAAAQLSATELQRVERLVKGRFISSDQLDTARTNNKLNQAKITELQAQLSVAELAARPDALKVAEANVAAARATLQQADWQLAQKTVTATRNGLVNDTYYQQGEWVPAGSPVLSILPPENRKVRFFIPEPQLGSLQTGQTVQVSCDGCGDSIPMKISYISPQAEYTPPVIYSKDSREKLVVMVEAVPDVADAPRLKVGQPVDVTP is encoded by the coding sequence ATGAAAGTCCCCATCCTCTTGCTGCTCGCCTGCCTGCCGCTGTTGCCAGCTTGTCAGGAAAGCGCCACCAATACCCTGCAAGGCTACGTCGAAGGTGAATATGTACACCTCGCCGCTCCATTTGCTGGAACGCTGCAAACCCTCGCCGTACAACGCGGGGCGCAAGTCAAACAGGGCGACCCCGCTTTCACCCTCGAACAGCAGAACGAAACCGCCGCCCGCCAAGGTGCCACCGACCGTTTACACGCTGCCGAAGCACAACTTGCCGACCTGCAATCCGGCAAACGTCCGCAGGAACTGCAAGTGATTCGCGCCCAACTCACACAGGCACAAGCCGCCGCACAGCTTTCCGCGACCGAATTACAGCGCGTCGAACGTCTGGTCAAAGGCCGCTTCATTTCCAGTGACCAGCTCGACACCGCCCGCACCAACAACAAGCTTAATCAGGCCAAAATCACCGAATTACAGGCACAATTGAGTGTCGCCGAACTCGCAGCCCGCCCGGATGCGTTGAAAGTCGCCGAAGCCAATGTCGCTGCCGCCCGCGCTACCCTGCAACAAGCCGACTGGCAACTTGCACAGAAAACCGTCACCGCTACCCGCAATGGTTTGGTCAACGACACCTATTACCAGCAGGGCGAATGGGTTCCTGCTGGCAGCCCGGTGCTCAGCATCCTGCCACCCGAAAACCGCAAAGTGCGCTTTTTTATCCCCGAACCACAACTTGGCAGCCTGCAAACCGGTCAAACCGTACAAGTCAGTTGCGACGGTTGCGGCGACTCCATTCCCATGAAAATCAGCTACATCTCCCCGCAAGCCGAATACACCCCACCCGTCATCTACAGCAAGGATTCGCGTGAAAAACTGGTCGTGATGGTGGAAGCCGTGCCGGATGTTGCAGACGCACCTAGGCTGAAGGTAGGGCAGCCAGTGGATGTGACCCCATGA
- a CDS encoding IS701 family transposase, whose amino-acid sequence MNQTRLDLYTDYLTVTFGYATATGLSQLLDGEISHDAISRFLSGDEYTSKDLWKQVKKTVREVESADGILIIDDTVQEKPYMDENDLICWHYDHCKGRNIKGINLLNCLYHSNGASIPVAFELIRKPFRFCDINTRQEKRCSDVTKNEQMRSMIDTCIQNQLTFSWVLSDIWFASAENMEHIKEKRQKDFIMALKSNRLVALSEVDSKAKRYTRLDQLVWTEQKAIKGWLKGLTFPVKLARQVFTNKDGSSGILYLVCSRLAAEWDEITTTYQKRWKVEVFHKSLKSNAAFAKSPAHTAKTQANHLFASIVAVFKMECLTISKHLNHFALRSKLYAKAIRGAFDELQVLRAA is encoded by the coding sequence ATGAATCAAACACGTCTTGACCTCTACACCGACTACCTGACCGTGACCTTTGGCTACGCCACAGCAACGGGTTTATCCCAATTATTGGACGGCGAAATTAGCCACGATGCGATCAGTCGTTTTCTTTCGGGAGATGAGTACACCTCGAAAGACCTGTGGAAACAGGTAAAAAAGACCGTCAGGGAGGTCGAATCAGCCGATGGCATCCTGATCATCGACGATACGGTGCAAGAAAAGCCCTACATGGACGAAAACGATCTAATTTGTTGGCATTACGACCACTGCAAAGGGCGTAATATCAAGGGAATCAACTTGTTAAACTGTCTATATCATAGCAATGGTGCATCCATTCCTGTTGCATTTGAACTGATACGGAAACCGTTCCGTTTCTGTGACATCAATACACGCCAAGAAAAGCGGTGCAGCGATGTCACCAAAAATGAGCAAATGCGCTCCATGATTGACACCTGCATTCAAAACCAACTGACATTTTCATGGGTGTTGAGCGACATTTGGTTCGCCTCCGCCGAGAATATGGAACACATCAAGGAGAAACGGCAAAAGGACTTCATTATGGCATTGAAAAGTAACCGATTAGTGGCATTGAGCGAAGTAGACAGCAAGGCAAAACGTTACACACGACTCGACCAATTGGTATGGACAGAACAAAAAGCCATCAAGGGCTGGTTGAAGGGGCTAACCTTCCCCGTCAAGCTCGCCCGGCAAGTCTTTACGAACAAAGACGGCAGCAGCGGCATTTTGTATCTGGTCTGTAGCCGCTTGGCAGCAGAGTGGGACGAAATCACGACAACCTACCAAAAACGGTGGAAAGTCGAGGTCTTCCATAAATCGCTCAAATCCAATGCTGCCTTTGCGAAATCCCCTGCCCACACCGCTAAAACACAAGCGAATCACTTATTCGCCTCCATCGTCGCCGTCTTCAAAATGGAGTGTTTGACCATCAGCAAGCATCTTAACCACTTTGCCTTGCGTTCAAAGCTCTACGCCAAGGCAATTCGGGGCGCTTTTGATGAGCTACAGGTGCTTAGGGCTGCGTAA
- a CDS encoding NYN domain-containing protein, translating to MKTIVFIDGYNLYYGVVRRTPYKWLDIVRLFQEHILLPDTELLEVRYYTAPVLGSLCDDPESPQRQRQYLQALRKLYPEKLTVLEGKLVKSTPILRLAEPILAAPGLTTAKVITLTEKKTDVNIASDMLSAAFLGQCEQVVLCSNDSDMEGALKAIRQYCPAIRVGLAPPIASPDHRHICKELKTLSHWVKVPKLEAMAETQLPNKIPGTSITKPGKW from the coding sequence ATGAAGACCATCGTTTTCATTGACGGTTACAACCTCTACTACGGGGTTGTGCGGCGTACCCCTTACAAGTGGCTGGATATTGTCCGGCTGTTCCAGGAACATATCCTGTTGCCAGACACCGAATTACTGGAAGTGCGCTATTACACCGCGCCTGTGCTGGGTTCGCTGTGTGATGACCCCGAATCCCCGCAACGCCAACGGCAATACCTGCAAGCCTTACGCAAGCTGTACCCGGAAAAACTCACCGTCCTTGAAGGCAAGCTGGTGAAAAGCACCCCGATCCTGCGGCTGGCTGAACCTATCCTGGCAGCACCGGGGCTGACAACTGCCAAAGTCATCACCTTGACCGAAAAGAAAACTGACGTGAACATTGCCAGCGATATGCTGAGCGCAGCTTTCCTTGGGCAATGTGAACAGGTCGTTTTGTGCAGCAATGACAGCGACATGGAAGGCGCATTGAAAGCCATCCGGCAATATTGCCCCGCCATCCGGGTAGGGTTAGCCCCGCCCATTGCCAGCCCTGACCATCGGCATATCTGCAAGGAACTGAAAACGCTGTCCCACTGGGTCAAAGTACCCAAACTGGAAGCAATGGCAGAAACCCAACTCCCCAACAAAATACCAGGAACATCCATCACCAAACCGGGCAAGTGGTAA
- a CDS encoding metal-dependent hydrolase — MAAEPAKAMGQTPGRTHYLLGWALLLAFALGLWDFHGMLATFAWGGLSHVLADALTVMGVPFSPHSDRRFHLFGGRLRTGELGNTALPGVPWRCACWWRC, encoded by the coding sequence ATGGCTGCTGAACCGGCTAAGGCAATGGGTCAAACACCGGGGCGAACCCATTACCTGCTGGGTTGGGCATTGCTGCTGGCCTTCGCCCTCGGTCTGTGGGACTTCCACGGGATGCTTGCCACCTTCGCTTGGGGTGGGCTGTCGCACGTGCTGGCGGATGCGCTAACGGTGATGGGTGTCCCCTTCTCGCCGCACTCTGACCGGCGTTTCCACCTGTTCGGCGGGCGGCTGCGCACCGGGGAGCTGGGGAATACGGCATTACCTGGGGTACCGTGGCGGTGTGCCTGCTGGTGGCGGTGCTAG
- a CDS encoding AAA family ATPase: MILLIGSQKGGCGKSTTAASICAELAAQGKDVVLVDADRQSTAANWAADRQGNEALPVVHCIQKYDNIRQTLLDLDKRYGFVVVDAAGRDSRELRTGMTAADVLLVPFRPSQPDLDTLPYMQELITQVRDLNPGLRVFGLLTMNPTNPSIHEEAEAREYLQDFPAIQPLRTLIHDRKVYRDSMSIGMGVTEMGNPKAKAEIQELLKELL; this comes from the coding sequence ATGATCTTGTTGATAGGTAGCCAAAAAGGCGGTTGCGGGAAATCAACCACCGCCGCCAGCATTTGCGCCGAGTTGGCGGCGCAAGGTAAGGATGTTGTCCTGGTCGATGCCGACCGCCAAAGCACCGCTGCCAATTGGGCCGCAGACCGGCAGGGGAATGAGGCGTTGCCGGTTGTCCATTGCATCCAGAAGTACGACAACATCCGCCAGACCTTGCTTGACCTCGACAAGCGTTACGGGTTTGTGGTGGTGGATGCCGCCGGGCGCGATAGCCGCGAGTTGCGTACCGGGATGACTGCCGCCGATGTGTTGCTCGTGCCGTTCCGGCCTTCACAGCCGGATTTGGATACCTTGCCCTATATGCAGGAACTGATTACCCAAGTACGGGATTTGAATCCCGGCTTGCGGGTGTTTGGCCTACTGACCATGAACCCGACTAACCCCAGCATTCACGAGGAGGCAGAAGCCCGCGAATATTTGCAGGATTTCCCCGCTATCCAGCCGTTGCGGACATTGATCCATGACCGCAAGGTTTACCGTGACAGCATGAGCATAGGGATGGGTGTTACCGAGATGGGGAACCCCAAAGCCAAGGCCGAAATTCAGGAACTGTTGAAGGAATTGCTCTGA
- a CDS encoding S8 family serine peptidase, with the protein MFYPLSVRVCTLALAVGAALGCQSAVADIPVKANSNAKSTALNALPDTDQLIIRFRDTASTTAVDNMLGRMRSEKHETFKYAKTTQQHSDVFRFGKRKGKAEWDTLSAWLKSQPEVEYVEPDYILTKMDVPVPVTPNDAYFSYQWPLFDAISGIRADQAWGYTTGTGSIVAVVDTGILPHAELWPNLLPGYDMISNSTTANDGDGRDADATDTGDYVLAGECGSTSNLNSSWHGTHVAGTIAAVGHNAEGIAGVAFDAKVMPVRALGKCGGYTSDLMLRSPTSPRLYFRYESNTS; encoded by the coding sequence ATGTTTTACCCCCTATCCGTGCGCGTTTGTACATTGGCCTTAGCAGTTGGTGCTGCTTTGGGTTGTCAGTCGGCTGTGGCAGATATACCCGTCAAGGCAAATAGCAATGCCAAATCCACTGCCTTGAATGCCCTACCTGATACCGATCAGCTCATTATCCGCTTCCGTGACACGGCTAGTACCACCGCCGTTGATAATATGTTGGGGCGGATGCGTTCCGAAAAGCATGAAACCTTTAAATATGCCAAAACTACCCAGCAACATTCCGACGTATTTCGCTTCGGCAAACGCAAAGGCAAAGCTGAATGGGATACCTTGTCAGCATGGTTGAAGAGCCAGCCGGAAGTTGAGTATGTTGAACCTGACTACATCTTGACCAAAATGGATGTGCCTGTACCCGTAACCCCGAATGATGCTTACTTCAGTTACCAATGGCCTTTGTTTGATGCCATCAGCGGCATTCGTGCTGATCAGGCATGGGGCTATACAACTGGCACCGGAAGCATTGTAGCTGTCGTCGATACGGGCATACTGCCCCATGCAGAGCTGTGGCCGAACTTGCTGCCCGGTTATGACATGATAAGCAATAGTACAACTGCCAATGACGGCGACGGGCGGGATGCAGATGCTACTGATACTGGTGATTATGTGTTGGCCGGTGAATGCGGTAGTACCAGTAACCTGAACAGCAGTTGGCACGGTACGCATGTGGCAGGCACGATTGCTGCCGTTGGTCATAATGCAGAAGGTATTGCTGGGGTAGCCTTCGACGCCAAAGTCATGCCGGTAAGGGCATTGGGCAAGTGCGGTGGTTATACTTCTGATCTGATGTTACGCAGTCCGACCTCTCCTCGACTATATTTCAGGTATGAATCAAACACGTCTTGA
- a CDS encoding ABC transporter permease: protein MTFGASFARLWGIALKELIQLSRDRLTFGMIVGIPIMQLLLFGFAINSDPKHLPTAINVQDNSVFSRTFIRSLENTGYFQIVQQVQSEAEADRLLAEGKVQFVVNIPPDFSHQLVRGERPVILLEADATDPAATSNALASLVTVGQSVLNRDLSGSLAKLRPTDAPFEVRVHRRYNPEGVTQYNIVPGLMGVILTMTMVLMTGLAMTRERERGTFENLLATPAKPLEVMVGKIVPYIMIGLVQMTLILLAAKFIFAVPFQGSLVLLYVVSLLFIAANLTLGMTFSTIARNQLQAMQMTFFFFLPSILLSGFMFPFRGMPEWAQVIGNVLPLTHFLRLVRGILLKGNNLYETWPHIWPIVLFTLVIVALGAKFYKRTLD from the coding sequence ATGACGTTTGGCGCATCTTTCGCCCGCCTGTGGGGCATCGCCCTGAAAGAACTCATCCAGTTGAGCCGCGACCGGCTAACTTTTGGCATGATCGTCGGCATTCCCATCATGCAATTGCTGCTGTTCGGTTTCGCGATTAACTCTGACCCCAAGCACCTGCCGACTGCGATCAATGTGCAGGACAACAGCGTGTTTAGCCGCACTTTTATCCGTAGTCTGGAAAACACCGGCTATTTTCAGATTGTGCAGCAGGTGCAGAGCGAAGCGGAAGCCGACCGGCTGCTGGCGGAAGGAAAAGTACAGTTCGTGGTCAATATCCCGCCCGATTTCTCGCACCAACTGGTACGCGGCGAACGCCCGGTGATCCTGCTGGAAGCGGATGCGACTGACCCAGCAGCGACCAGCAATGCATTGGCTTCGTTAGTGACGGTGGGGCAATCAGTGCTCAACCGCGACCTGAGCGGGTCGTTGGCGAAATTGCGCCCCACCGATGCGCCGTTTGAAGTGCGCGTCCACCGCCGTTACAACCCGGAAGGCGTGACCCAGTACAATATCGTGCCGGGGCTGATGGGGGTGATCCTGACCATGACGATGGTGCTGATGACCGGGTTGGCGATGACCCGCGAGCGCGAACGCGGCACTTTCGAGAATTTGCTGGCGACTCCGGCGAAACCGCTGGAGGTGATGGTGGGCAAGATTGTGCCTTACATCATGATCGGGCTGGTGCAAATGACGCTGATTTTGCTGGCAGCCAAGTTCATTTTCGCCGTGCCATTTCAGGGCAGTCTGGTGCTGCTGTACGTGGTGTCGCTGCTGTTCATCGCCGCCAACCTGACGTTGGGGATGACGTTTTCTACCATTGCGCGTAACCAGTTGCAGGCGATGCAGATGACTTTCTTTTTCTTCCTGCCATCGATTTTACTGTCGGGATTTATGTTCCCATTTCGGGGGATGCCGGAATGGGCGCAGGTCATTGGCAATGTGCTGCCGCTGACGCATTTCCTGCGGCTGGTGCGCGGGATTCTGCTCAAGGGCAACAATCTGTATGAAACTTGGCCTCATATATGGCCGATTGTGCTGTTTACGCTGGTGATCGTGGCGCTGGGGGCGAAGTTTTATAAGCGCACGCTGGATTAA
- a CDS encoding Fic family protein, translating into MKTHSLTITPEMLKLIAEIDEFRGGWKAIHGMTPERLEALRRVATVESIGSSTRIEGAKLSDAEVEKLLGNIGKQSFQTRDEQEVAGYAEAMETVFQSYNDIPLTENYLKQFHAMLLRHSDKDARHRGQYKTLNNHVEAFDAAGNSLGVIFRTATPFDTPREMQALVDWTRTTLEDRSQHPLLTIGMFNVVFLAIHPFQDGNGRLSRVLATLLLLKAGYSYVPYTSLESIIERNKDNYYLALRRTQGTLDKEAPDWLPWLSFFLRSLKAQKDHLAAKMADNRGWESLPADSVKILEYLKDNGRITMKQAEDLTQTPRATLKLRIAQLLEDGHILRHGQGRGTWYTRNVKA; encoded by the coding sequence ATGAAAACCCACTCCCTGACCATCACCCCGGAAATGCTCAAACTGATTGCCGAGATCGACGAGTTCCGGGGCGGCTGGAAAGCCATCCACGGTATGACCCCGGAACGCTTGGAAGCCCTGCGCCGGGTGGCAACCGTGGAAAGCATCGGCTCTTCCACTCGCATTGAAGGCGCAAAGCTGAGTGATGCCGAGGTAGAAAAGCTGCTGGGGAATATCGGCAAGCAGTCGTTCCAGACCCGTGATGAACAGGAAGTGGCAGGCTACGCAGAAGCGATGGAAACCGTTTTCCAAAGCTACAACGACATTCCCCTGACTGAAAACTACCTGAAACAATTCCACGCCATGTTGCTACGCCACAGTGACAAAGACGCACGCCACCGGGGACAGTACAAGACCCTGAACAACCATGTGGAAGCCTTTGACGCAGCGGGCAACAGCCTTGGGGTAATTTTCAGGACAGCCACCCCGTTTGACACCCCACGGGAAATGCAGGCATTGGTGGACTGGACACGCACCACGCTGGAAGACCGCAGCCAACATCCGCTGCTGACCATTGGTATGTTCAACGTGGTGTTCCTCGCCATCCACCCGTTCCAAGATGGCAACGGCAGATTGTCGCGGGTGCTGGCAACCCTGTTGCTGCTGAAAGCCGGGTATAGCTATGTGCCTTATACCTCACTGGAAAGCATCATTGAACGCAACAAGGACAACTATTACCTCGCCTTGCGCCGCACCCAAGGCACACTCGACAAGGAAGCCCCCGACTGGTTGCCGTGGCTGTCGTTCTTCCTGCGTTCCCTGAAAGCCCAGAAAGACCACTTGGCGGCGAAGATGGCGGATAACCGGGGCTGGGAAAGCCTGCCTGCGGATAGCGTCAAAATCCTGGAATACCTCAAGGACAACGGGCGTATCACCATGAAGCAGGCGGAAGACCTCACCCAAACCCCACGCGCCACCCTGAAACTGCGCATTGCCCAACTGCTGGAAGACGGGCATATCCTGCGACATGGGCAGGGTAGGGGGACGTGGTACACGCGGAACGTCAAAGCCTGA
- the trfA gene encoding plasmid replication initiator TrfA, with the protein MSEQLPGWLDQKVKDSEEKIKAKQKAQVVQLPLWGEVERAIPNHIARSSLFAPIARGRRKQHRNTPLVSRSDATILFSGDQLDEADCDVWMQALHEARQAPLGQPVTINRAAFLRAIGRPKSAQTYRWLHASFDRLSFGMLSIETKKYEIGITPKSRLIHLINGFDHDPETDTYELHVDPRMLVMFSDAEFSLIDWEKRLMISNRVDLAKRLQRLVATSNDRMQRYSLNYLKEVCCHEGRMRDFKTALSDALIELERLHIIKNHRFEASSQGKEQACWKRIKD; encoded by the coding sequence ATGAGTGAGCAACTACCGGGGTGGTTGGATCAGAAAGTCAAAGACTCCGAGGAAAAGATAAAAGCCAAGCAAAAGGCACAGGTTGTCCAGTTGCCGTTATGGGGAGAGGTAGAACGCGCCATTCCCAACCATATAGCACGCTCCAGCTTGTTTGCACCGATTGCGCGGGGTAGGCGCAAGCAGCACCGTAACACCCCACTGGTGAGCCGTTCCGATGCCACCATCCTGTTTTCCGGCGACCAGTTGGACGAAGCAGATTGTGATGTCTGGATGCAAGCTCTGCATGAAGCCCGTCAGGCTCCACTCGGCCAGCCCGTTACCATCAATCGCGCCGCCTTTCTCCGCGCCATTGGCAGGCCAAAGAGTGCCCAAACTTACCGTTGGCTACATGCTTCCTTTGACCGCCTGAGTTTTGGCATGTTGTCGATTGAAACCAAGAAATATGAAATCGGCATTACCCCGAAAAGCCGCCTGATCCACTTGATCAACGGGTTTGACCACGACCCGGAAACTGATACCTACGAGCTTCACGTTGACCCCAGAATGCTGGTCATGTTCAGCGATGCTGAATTTTCGCTGATCGACTGGGAAAAGCGGCTGATGATTTCCAACAGGGTAGACCTTGCCAAACGTCTGCAACGGCTGGTAGCAACTAGCAACGACCGGATGCAACGCTATTCCCTAAACTACCTGAAAGAGGTCTGTTGTCATGAAGGGCGTATGCGTGATTTCAAGACAGCACTGTCTGACGCACTTATCGAGCTGGAGCGTTTACACATCATCAAGAACCATCGGTTTGAAGCCAGCAGCCAAGGCAAAGAACAAGCCTGCTGGAAACGTATCAAGGACTGA
- a CDS encoding CorA family divalent cation transporter has protein sequence METFGKRYHPPGTPPGTLSRHGTETASATRISLLEYSDSQFSETLSPTPEQCRIAQQNAYVDWLDVTGVNDPAAIRELGETFGLHPLALEDVLNSGQRPKIDFTEHHAFLVLNLPHLVGDEILLEQVSLFVGKGHLLSFCSGDGKAFEPVRERLRKQQRSFLNHKLDKTFSYQ, from the coding sequence ATGGAAACTTTCGGTAAGCGTTACCACCCACCGGGTACACCACCGGGCACGCTGTCCCGTCACGGCACTGAAACCGCTAGTGCCACCCGCATTTCCCTACTGGAATACAGTGATAGTCAGTTCAGCGAAACCCTGTCGCCTACCCCGGAACAATGCCGCATCGCGCAACAAAACGCATACGTTGACTGGCTGGATGTCACGGGCGTGAATGATCCAGCAGCCATCCGCGAGCTGGGCGAAACTTTCGGCCTGCATCCACTCGCGCTGGAAGATGTGCTCAACAGCGGGCAACGCCCCAAAATCGACTTTACCGAGCACCATGCTTTCTTGGTTCTCAATCTGCCACATCTGGTCGGTGATGAAATCCTGCTGGAACAAGTCAGCCTGTTCGTCGGCAAAGGGCACTTGCTGAGCTTTTGTAGCGGTGATGGCAAGGCGTTTGAGCCAGTGCGGGAACGCTTGAGGAAACAGCAGCGTTCATTCCTAAATCACAAGCTTGATAAAACTTTTTCTTATCAATAG
- a CDS encoding ribbon-helix-helix protein, CopG family produces MPITVSLGKELEDRLNRLSDVTRRSKSLYVKEAVQEYLNKMESTLMATAFPVTNVQQQNEENSKPDKT; encoded by the coding sequence ATGCCAATTACTGTTTCACTTGGGAAAGAACTGGAAGACCGCCTAAACCGTTTGTCAGACGTGACAAGGCGTTCAAAGTCACTGTATGTGAAAGAAGCCGTTCAGGAGTACCTGAACAAGATGGAATCAACATTGATGGCTACTGCATTTCCGGTAACAAACGTGCAGCAGCAGAACGAGGAGAACAGCAAACCAGACAAAACCTGA